A DNA window from Enterobacter asburiae contains the following coding sequences:
- the silA gene encoding Cu(+)/Ag(+) efflux RND transporter permease subunit SilA, producing MIEWIIRRSVANRFLVMMGALFLSIWGTWTIINTPVDALPDLSDVQVIIKTSYPGQAPQIVENQVTYPLTTTMLSVPGAKTVRGFSQFGDSYVYVIFEDGTDLYWARSRVLEYLNQVQGKLPAGVSSEIGPDATGVGWIFEYALVDRSGKHDLSELRSLQDWFLKFELKTIPNVAEVASVGGVVKQYQIQVNPVKLSQYGISLPEVKQALESSNQEAGGSSVEMAEAEYMVRASGYLQSIDDFNNIVLKTGENGVPVYLRDVARVQTGPEMRRGIAELNGQGEVAGGVVILRSGKNARDVITAVRDKLETLKASLPEGVEIVTTYDRSQLIDRAIDNLSSKLLEEFIVVAIVCALFLWHVRSALVAIISLPLGLCIAFIVMHFQGLNANIMSLGGIAIAVGAMVDAAIVMIENAHKRLEEWDHQHPGEQIDNATRWKVITDASVEVGPALFISLLIITLSFIPIFTLEGQEGRLFGPLAFTKTYSMAGAAALAIIVIPILMGFWIRGKIPAETSNPLNRVLIKAYHPLLLRVLHWPKTTLLVAALSIFTVIWPLSQVGGEFLPKINEGDLLYMPSTLPGVSPAEAAALLQTTDKLIKSVPEVASVFGKTGKAETATDSAPLEMVETTIQLKPEDQWRPGMTIDKIIEELDKTVRLPGLANLWVPPIRNRIDMLSTGIKSPIGIKVSGTVLADIDATAQSIEAVAKTVPGVVSALAERLEGGRYIDIDINREKASRYGMTVGDVQLFVSSAIGGATVGETVEGVARYPINIRYPQDYRNSPNALKQMPILTPMKQQITLGDVADIKVVSGPTMLKTENARPASWIYIDARGRDMVSVVNDIKTAISQKVKLRPGTSVSFSGQFELLEHANKKLKLMVPMTVMIIFILLYLAFRRVDEALLILMSLPFALVGGIWFLYWQGFHMSVATGTGFIALAGVAAEFGVVMLMYLRHAIEAHPELSNKETFTPEGLDEALYHGAVLRVRPKAMTVAVIIAGLLPILWGTGAGSEVMSRIAAPMIGGMITAPLLSLFIIPAAYKLIWLRRHKKSVS from the coding sequence ATGATTGAATGGATTATCCGGCGCTCTGTCGCCAACCGTTTCCTGGTCATGATGGGGGCCCTGTTTCTCAGCATCTGGGGCACATGGACGATTATTAACACGCCTGTCGATGCCTTGCCTGACCTGTCAGATGTGCAGGTCATTATCAAAACCAGCTATCCCGGCCAGGCCCCGCAGATTGTAGAAAACCAGGTCACCTATCCACTTACCACCACCATGCTGTCCGTGCCTGGCGCAAAAACCGTGCGTGGTTTTTCACAGTTCGGTGATTCGTATGTGTATGTCATTTTTGAAGACGGCACCGATCTGTACTGGGCCCGTTCCCGCGTGCTGGAGTACCTGAACCAGGTACAGGGAAAACTGCCCGCCGGTGTGAGTTCTGAAATCGGTCCGGACGCCACGGGGGTGGGCTGGATATTTGAATATGCCCTTGTCGATCGCAGCGGAAAACACGACCTTTCAGAACTGCGTTCTCTGCAGGACTGGTTCCTGAAATTTGAGCTGAAAACCATCCCGAACGTGGCTGAGGTCGCTTCGGTTGGCGGCGTGGTGAAACAGTACCAGATTCAGGTCAATCCGGTAAAACTGTCTCAGTATGGTATCAGCCTGCCCGAAGTGAAACAGGCCCTTGAATCGTCTAACCAGGAGGCCGGTGGCTCATCCGTTGAAATGGCCGAAGCTGAGTATATGGTCCGTGCCAGCGGTTATCTTCAGAGCATTGATGATTTTAATAACATCGTCCTGAAAACAGGCGAGAACGGCGTGCCGGTTTATCTGCGGGATGTTGCCCGCGTGCAGACCGGGCCTGAAATGCGGCGTGGTATTGCCGAGCTGAACGGCCAGGGCGAAGTCGCTGGCGGCGTGGTGATCCTGCGGTCGGGTAAAAATGCACGCGACGTTATCACGGCAGTGAGGGATAAACTTGAGACGCTGAAGGCCAGCCTGCCGGAAGGTGTTGAAATCGTGACCACCTACGATCGCAGCCAGCTCATCGACCGGGCGATTGATAACCTCAGTTCCAAACTTCTGGAAGAGTTTATCGTGGTGGCCATCGTCTGTGCCCTGTTCCTGTGGCACGTACGTTCTGCCCTGGTGGCGATTATCTCTCTGCCGCTTGGCCTGTGTATCGCCTTTATCGTCATGCACTTCCAGGGACTAAACGCCAATATCATGTCGCTGGGAGGGATAGCTATTGCCGTCGGTGCGATGGTGGATGCCGCCATTGTGATGATTGAGAATGCGCATAAACGGCTTGAGGAGTGGGATCATCAGCATCCGGGTGAGCAGATTGACAACGCCACCCGCTGGAAGGTGATTACCGACGCCTCCGTGGAAGTGGGACCCGCACTGTTTATCAGCCTGCTGATCATCACCCTGTCCTTTATTCCTATCTTTACCCTGGAAGGTCAGGAAGGACGTCTGTTTGGCCCGCTGGCATTCACGAAAACGTACTCCATGGCGGGAGCGGCCGCGCTGGCCATCATTGTCATTCCGATCCTGATGGGATTCTGGATCCGGGGAAAAATTCCTGCCGAGACCAGTAACCCCCTGAACCGGGTGCTGATCAAAGCGTATCATCCATTGCTGCTGCGGGTCCTCCATTGGCCAAAAACAACCCTGCTGGTTGCGGCCTTGTCCATTTTCACCGTTATATGGCCATTGAGTCAGGTGGGGGGGGAGTTTCTGCCGAAGATCAATGAGGGCGACCTGCTGTATATGCCATCAACATTGCCTGGCGTCTCTCCGGCAGAAGCTGCAGCACTCCTGCAGACGACGGACAAGTTAATCAAAAGCGTTCCTGAAGTGGCCTCTGTATTTGGCAAGACCGGTAAAGCAGAGACCGCAACGGATTCCGCACCGCTTGAAATGGTGGAAACCACGATCCAGCTCAAACCTGAGGATCAGTGGCGTCCGGGTATGACGATTGACAAGATTATTGAAGAACTCGACAAGACCGTCCGTTTACCGGGTCTGGCAAACCTCTGGGTTCCGCCAATCCGTAACCGTATTGATATGCTCTCAACCGGGATCAAAAGCCCGATAGGTATCAAGGTCTCAGGGACTGTCCTGGCCGATATTGATGCGACTGCGCAGAGTATCGAGGCGGTAGCCAAAACCGTGCCGGGCGTGGTGTCTGCCCTGGCTGAGCGACTTGAAGGCGGGCGTTACATCGATATCGATATCAACCGGGAAAAAGCGTCCCGTTACGGTATGACTGTTGGTGATGTACAGCTGTTTGTCTCATCAGCCATCGGCGGCGCAACGGTAGGGGAAACGGTTGAAGGCGTGGCCCGCTACCCGATTAATATTCGCTATCCGCAGGATTATCGGAACAGTCCAAATGCATTGAAACAGATGCCGATCCTGACCCCGATGAAGCAGCAGATCACGCTGGGCGATGTCGCGGATATTAAGGTCGTTTCAGGGCCGACTATGCTGAAAACGGAAAATGCCCGTCCAGCCAGCTGGATTTACATTGACGCGCGCGGCAGGGATATGGTGTCGGTGGTTAATGATATTAAAACGGCTATCAGTCAGAAAGTGAAACTGAGACCGGGTACCAGCGTGTCATTCTCCGGACAATTTGAACTGCTTGAGCACGCCAACAAGAAACTTAAATTGATGGTGCCGATGACGGTGATGATCATTTTCATCCTGTTGTATCTGGCGTTCCGCCGGGTTGATGAAGCGTTGTTGATCCTGATGAGTCTGCCGTTCGCCCTGGTTGGCGGGATATGGTTCCTGTACTGGCAGGGCTTCCATATGTCAGTCGCAACCGGAACCGGGTTTATCGCCCTGGCCGGTGTGGCAGCAGAGTTTGGCGTGGTCATGCTGATGTATCTGCGTCATGCCATTGAAGCGCATCCGGAACTGTCAAACAAAGAAACGTTCACACCGGAAGGTCTTGATGAAGCCCTTTATCATGGTGCCGTGCTGCGTGTCCGGCCGAAAGCCATGACCGTGGCGGTGATCATCGCGGGTCTGCTGCCGATACTCTGGGGTACCGGCGCAGGTTCAGAAGTCATGAGCCGTATCGCGGCCCCCATGATTGGCGGGATGATCACAGCTCCGCTGCTGTCCCTGTTCATTATTCCTGCCGCCTATAAACTCATCTGGCTGCGCAGACATAAAAAGAGCGTGTCATAA
- the pcoB gene encoding copper resistance outer membrane transporter PcoB codes for MKRNLKAIPVLVAGLFTSQLSIAAGSVSADPHAGHDMSAMQMPADENFTEMTSMEPIVTESRTPIPPVTDADRKAAFGNLQGHAIHDSAINYLVLLDQLEWQRSDNTNNFSWSVNSWIGGDTDRIWLKSEGERSNGETEAAEAQLLWGHAVGPWWDLVAGVRQDFRPASARTWAAVGFQGLALYNFESEITGFVSNGGKAALRLGGEYDVLLTNRLILQPSYEVNFYSQDDESRGRGRGLTDTELGLRLRYEIRREFAPYIGVSWNQLYGKTSDMAKREGEKDHQVVFLAGARIWF; via the coding sequence ATGAAGAGAAATTTGAAGGCCATACCTGTTCTGGTCGCCGGTTTGTTTACCTCACAGCTTTCTATTGCGGCGGGCTCCGTCTCTGCAGATCCCCACGCCGGGCACGACATGTCTGCCATGCAGATGCCAGCAGATGAGAATTTCACTGAGATGACGTCAATGGAGCCCATTGTAACTGAGAGCAGAACGCCAATTCCGCCTGTTACCGATGCCGACCGGAAGGCTGCATTCGGCAATTTACAGGGGCATGCGATTCACGACAGTGCGATTAATTATCTGGTTCTGCTGGATCAACTGGAATGGCAACGGTCGGATAACACCAACAATTTCAGCTGGAGTGTTAACAGCTGGATTGGAGGCGACACAGATCGGATTTGGCTAAAGAGTGAAGGTGAACGAAGCAATGGGGAAACGGAGGCGGCTGAAGCGCAGTTACTCTGGGGACATGCGGTTGGCCCATGGTGGGATTTGGTTGCGGGTGTTAGGCAGGATTTCAGACCTGCTTCTGCCCGGACCTGGGCTGCTGTCGGTTTTCAGGGGCTGGCACTCTATAATTTTGAGTCTGAAATTACGGGTTTTGTCAGTAATGGCGGAAAAGCAGCCCTTCGTCTGGGAGGAGAATACGACGTTTTACTGACTAACCGGCTCATACTCCAGCCATCCTATGAGGTGAATTTCTACAGTCAGGATGATGAATCGCGGGGTCGCGGCAGGGGACTGACTGACACAGAGCTGGGGCTCCGGCTGCGCTATGAAATACGCCGTGAGTTTGCACCCTATATAGGCGTTTCCTGGAATCAACTTTACGGGAAAACATCCGATATGGCGAAAAGAGAAGGTGAGAAAGACCATCAGGTAGTATTCCTGGCGGGAGCCAGAATCTGGTTTTAA
- the pcoC gene encoding copper resistance system metallochaperone PcoC: MSILNKAILTGGLVMGVAFSAMAHPELKSSVPQADSAVAAPEKIQLNFSENLTVKFSGAKLTMTGMKGMSSHSPMPVAAKVAPGADPKSMVIIPREPLPAGTYRVDWRAVSSDTHPITGNYTFTVK, from the coding sequence ATGTCGATTTTAAATAAAGCCATTCTTACAGGTGGCCTCGTTATGGGCGTTGCTTTCTCTGCTATGGCCCATCCGGAATTAAAAAGCTCTGTGCCACAGGCTGATTCAGCCGTAGCGGCCCCGGAAAAGATTCAGCTTAATTTCTCGGAAAATCTGACCGTGAAATTCTCAGGTGCAAAATTAACGATGACGGGTATGAAAGGCATGTCATCACATTCTCCGATGCCGGTCGCGGCAAAAGTGGCGCCAGGCGCTGACCCTAAATCGATGGTCATTATTCCGCGAGAGCCTTTACCCGCTGGCACTTATCGTGTTGACTGGCGCGCGGTTTCTTCAGATACGCACCCTATTACCGGTAATTACACCTTTACAGTGAAGTAA
- the pcoA gene encoding multicopper oxidase PcoA, with the protein MLLKTSRRTFLKGLTLSGVAGSLGVWSFNARSSLSLPVAASLQGTQFDLTIGETAVNITGSERQAKTINGGLPGPVLRWKEGDTITLKVKNRLNEQTSIHWHGIILPANMDGVPGLSFMGIEPDDTYVYTFKVKQNGTYWYHSHSGLQEQEGVYGAIIIDAREPEPFAYDREHVVMLSDWTDENPHSLLKKLKKQSDYYNFNKPTVGSFFRDVNTRGLSATIADRKMWAEMKMNPTDLADVSGYTYTYLMNGQAPLKNWTGLFRPGEKIRLRFINGSAMTYFDIRIPGLKMTVVAADGQYVNPVTVDEFRIAVAETYDVIVEPQGEAYTIFAQSMDRTGYARGTLATREGLSAAVPPLDPRPLLTMEDMGMGGMGHDMAGMDHSQMGGMDNSGEMMSMDGADLPDSGISSAPMDHSSMAGMDHSRMAGMPGMQSHPASETDNPLVDMQAMSVSPKLNDPGIGLRNNGRKVLTYADLKSRFEDPDGREPGRTIELHLTGHMEKFAWSFNGIKFSDAAPVLLKYGERLRITLINDTMMTHPIHLHGMWSDLEDENGNFMVRKHTIDVPPGTKRSYRVTADALGRWAYHCHLLYHMEMGMFREVRVEE; encoded by the coding sequence ATGCTGTTGAAAACGTCTCGACGAACTTTCCTGAAGGGGTTAACCCTCTCTGGCGTAGCCGGAAGTCTTGGCGTATGGAGTTTCAATGCGCGTTCCAGTCTGAGCCTGCCAGTTGCCGCATCCCTGCAGGGTACTCAGTTTGACCTGACCATTGGTGAAACGGCCGTCAATATCACGGGCAGTGAGCGTCAGGCCAAAACAATCAATGGAGGCCTGCCGGGGCCCGTTCTTCGCTGGAAAGAAGGTGACACCATTACCCTGAAGGTCAAAAACCGTCTTAATGAACAGACGTCCATTCACTGGCACGGCATTATTCTTCCGGCCAATATGGATGGTGTTCCGGGGCTGAGTTTTATGGGCATAGAGCCTGATGATACCTACGTTTACACCTTTAAGGTTAAGCAGAACGGGACTTACTGGTACCACAGCCATTCCGGTCTGCAGGAACAGGAGGGGGTATACGGTGCCATTATCATCGATGCCAGGGAGCCAGAACCGTTTGCTTACGATCGTGAGCATGTGGTCATGTTGTCTGACTGGACCGATGAAAATCCTCACAGCCTGCTGAAAAAATTAAAAAAACAGTCGGATTACTACAATTTCAATAAACCAACCGTTGGCTCTTTTTTCCGCGACGTGAATACCAGGGGGCTGTCAGCCACCATTGCCGATCGGAAAATGTGGGCTGAAATGAAAATGAATCCGACTGACCTCGCGGATGTCAGTGGCTACACCTACACCTATCTCATGAACGGGCAGGCCCCGCTGAAAAACTGGACCGGACTGTTCCGTCCCGGTGAAAAGATACGCTTACGGTTTATCAACGGCTCGGCAATGACCTATTTCGATATCCGTATCCCCGGGCTGAAAATGACGGTCGTGGCTGCAGATGGCCAGTATGTAAACCCGGTTACCGTTGACGAATTCAGGATTGCCGTTGCCGAAACCTATGATGTCATTGTGGAGCCTCAGGGTGAGGCCTATACCATCTTCGCACAATCCATGGACAGGACCGGTTACGCTCGAGGGACACTGGCCACGAGAGAGGGGTTAAGTGCTGCCGTTCCCCCCCTCGATCCCCGTCCTCTGTTGACCATGGAAGATATGGGTATGGGGGGAATGGGACATGATATGGCAGGAATGGACCACAGCCAGATGGGAGGCATGGATAACAGCGGAGAGATGATGTCTATGGACGGTGCTGACCTTCCGGATAGCGGGATATCCTCCGCGCCCATGGATCACAGCAGCATGGCCGGTATGGATCATTCCCGGATGGCCGGAATGCCGGGTATGCAAAGTCATCCTGCGTCAGAAACGGATAACCCACTGGTTGATATGCAGGCGATGAGCGTCTCTCCGAAATTAAATGATCCGGGTATTGGTCTTCGAAATAACGGAAGAAAGGTTCTCACGTACGCGGATTTGAAAAGCCGCTTTGAGGATCCTGACGGACGTGAACCTGGCCGTACCATAGAACTGCATTTAACCGGCCACATGGAAAAGTTTGCCTGGTCATTTAACGGAATCAAGTTTTCAGATGCCGCACCGGTGCTGCTGAAATACGGTGAGCGGCTCAGGATCACGCTGATCAACGATACCATGATGACTCACCCCATTCACCTGCATGGTATGTGGAGCGATCTGGAAGATGAAAACGGTAATTTCATGGTTCGTAAACACACAATAGATGTTCCCCCTGGTACAAAACGCAGTTACAGAGTGACAGCAGATGCGCTTGGCCGCTGGGCGTATCACTGCCATTTGCTCTATCACATGGAAATGGGAATGTTTCGTGAAGTCCGGGTGGAGGAATGA
- a CDS encoding copper resistance protein: MNILITTTAFTALFCGAAFAQSSDIAHEAHRFVNNASAVSHVNSSTHENLPDRVNKNNTPSFSEMNEHERAIVAHSFMNNSASYAHQKMIEEHKKMLSGSDANSKTSSSSFNELNAGEKAALVHEQVNNAGAEAHQTQARKLRGLYSTR, translated from the coding sequence ATGAATATATTAATCACGACCACTGCGTTTACAGCTTTATTTTGTGGGGCAGCTTTTGCTCAGTCCAGTGATATTGCCCATGAAGCACATCGATTTGTTAATAATGCCTCAGCCGTCAGTCATGTGAATTCCTCGACGCATGAAAACTTACCGGACAGGGTTAATAAAAACAACACGCCCTCATTCTCTGAAATGAATGAACATGAAAGGGCCATTGTTGCTCATTCATTTATGAACAACAGCGCGTCCTATGCGCATCAGAAAATGATTGAGGAACATAAAAAAATGCTGTCCGGCAGTGATGCAAATTCAAAGACCTCGTCTTCTTCTTTTAACGAACTGAATGCCGGAGAAAAAGCCGCTCTCGTGCATGAGCAGGTCAATAATGCCGGTGCGGAAGCACATCAGACGCAGGCAAGAAAGCTTCGCGGGCTGTATTCGACCAGGTAA
- the silP gene encoding Ag(+)-translocating P-type ATPase SilP — protein sequence MLQACIRRVTVKNDNVVQHNNQTASEQTLSPDESHVLHKVRDPVCGMAFLPDKAHSSIRYQDHQLYFCSASCESKFTAHPDRYLTEDASEHSHHHHDHHEVSPDQIKQPHHQAEKDISEGVWTCPMHPEIRRSGPGSCPVCGMALEPLVATASTGPSDELRDMTRRFWLGLLLAFPVLILEMGSHLFPALRNTVPPQYNTWLQLLLASPVVLYCGWPFFARAGMSLRNRSLNMFTLVAMGTGAAWVYSVIATVFPSWFPASFRNMDGLVAVYFEAAAVITVLVLLGQVLELRAREQTSGAITALLNLAPKTARRLDHDGHETDINAEDVLPGDKLRIRPGESIPVDGIVVEGKTTVDESMVTGESMPVTKKEGEPVIGGTINQTGSLIIRAEKVGDETMLSRIVQMVADAQRSRAPIQRMADSVSGWFVPLVILIAVVAFLIWSVWGPEPRMAHGLIAAVSVLIIACPCALGLATPMSIMVGVGKGAQAGVLIKNAEALERLEKVDTLVVDKTGTLTEGSPTVTGIISLSPGGEISLLRVTAAVEKGSQHPLGMAVVRAAQEKGIVIPAVSNFNAPSGKGVSGDVEGQRVVIGNELAMQENSIVIDNQKAVADTLRMEGATVIYVATDGNLAGLIAISDPVKATTPDALKALRQAGIRIVMLTGDNQLTAEAVARKLGIDEVEAGILPDGKKAVITRLKESGHVVAMAGDGVNDAPALAAADVGIAMGTGTDVAIESAGVTLLKGDLMILNRARHLSEITMKNIRQNLFFAFIYNALGVPVAAGLLYPVYGILLSPVIAAAAMALSSVSVIANALRLKSVRLGK from the coding sequence ATGCTTCAGGCATGCATAAGGAGAGTTACTGTGAAAAATGACAATGTAGTGCAACACAACAACCAGACTGCTTCTGAACAGACATTATCCCCGGACGAGAGCCACGTATTGCATAAGGTGAGAGATCCCGTGTGCGGGATGGCATTCCTGCCCGACAAGGCGCACAGCAGCATTCGATACCAGGACCATCAGCTTTATTTCTGCTCTGCCAGCTGTGAGAGTAAATTTACAGCCCATCCCGACCGTTATCTTACCGAAGATGCCAGTGAACATTCCCACCACCACCACGATCACCACGAAGTCAGCCCAGACCAGATAAAACAGCCTCACCATCAGGCGGAGAAAGATATTTCTGAAGGTGTGTGGACATGTCCGATGCACCCGGAGATACGCCGCAGTGGTCCCGGAAGCTGTCCTGTCTGTGGAATGGCACTGGAACCGCTCGTAGCCACGGCATCGACGGGGCCGAGTGATGAACTTCGCGACATGACAAGACGCTTCTGGCTGGGGTTGTTGCTGGCGTTTCCGGTTCTGATACTCGAAATGGGATCTCATCTGTTTCCCGCCTTGAGGAATACAGTACCGCCACAATACAACACATGGCTGCAGCTGCTTCTGGCCTCTCCAGTCGTGTTGTACTGTGGCTGGCCATTCTTCGCCCGGGCCGGAATGTCGTTGCGTAACCGCTCCCTGAATATGTTTACCCTTGTTGCAATGGGGACCGGCGCAGCCTGGGTTTACAGCGTCATTGCAACCGTCTTCCCCTCCTGGTTTCCTGCATCGTTCAGAAACATGGATGGCCTGGTGGCCGTTTATTTTGAAGCCGCAGCAGTAATTACGGTGCTTGTTCTGCTGGGACAGGTTCTTGAACTGCGGGCACGGGAACAAACCTCAGGTGCCATTACTGCGCTTCTGAACCTTGCCCCCAAAACAGCCAGGCGGCTGGATCATGACGGTCATGAAACGGATATTAATGCAGAAGATGTCCTGCCTGGCGATAAGCTCCGCATCAGACCTGGAGAGAGTATTCCGGTCGACGGTATCGTGGTCGAAGGCAAAACAACCGTTGATGAATCGATGGTGACCGGGGAGTCTATGCCGGTTACCAAAAAAGAGGGTGAACCTGTCATTGGGGGGACGATTAATCAGACAGGTAGTCTTATCATCCGAGCAGAGAAAGTCGGTGATGAAACGATGCTCTCACGAATTGTTCAGATGGTCGCTGATGCACAGCGTTCGCGTGCCCCCATCCAGAGAATGGCAGACAGCGTTTCAGGCTGGTTTGTTCCTCTGGTGATACTTATCGCGGTTGTTGCTTTCTTGATCTGGTCTGTCTGGGGGCCCGAGCCCAGGATGGCGCACGGTCTCATTGCGGCTGTGTCGGTCCTGATTATTGCCTGTCCCTGCGCGCTGGGACTGGCCACGCCGATGTCGATAATGGTGGGGGTGGGCAAAGGCGCCCAGGCCGGGGTGTTAATCAAGAATGCCGAAGCCCTTGAGCGTCTTGAAAAAGTGGACACGCTGGTTGTCGACAAAACAGGCACGCTCACGGAAGGTTCGCCTACGGTGACAGGGATTATCAGTCTCAGTCCGGGTGGGGAAATATCTCTTTTACGTGTAACAGCTGCAGTGGAAAAAGGTTCGCAGCATCCGTTGGGTATGGCTGTTGTCAGAGCCGCGCAGGAAAAGGGGATCGTGATACCTGCCGTCAGTAATTTCAATGCCCCGTCGGGGAAAGGTGTCTCAGGCGATGTCGAAGGTCAACGGGTTGTTATTGGTAATGAACTGGCTATGCAGGAAAACAGTATCGTTATTGATAATCAAAAGGCCGTTGCGGATACGTTGCGGATGGAAGGCGCTACCGTTATCTATGTGGCCACAGACGGGAACCTTGCAGGCCTGATAGCTATCTCGGATCCCGTGAAAGCAACCACGCCGGATGCGCTTAAAGCTTTGCGTCAGGCGGGGATCCGCATTGTTATGCTCACCGGGGATAACCAGCTTACTGCTGAAGCAGTCGCACGGAAACTGGGAATAGATGAGGTTGAAGCCGGGATTCTGCCGGATGGCAAAAAAGCAGTGATAACCCGACTGAAAGAGTCTGGCCATGTGGTTGCGATGGCCGGAGACGGTGTGAATGATGCCCCGGCGCTGGCAGCGGCTGACGTGGGTATAGCCATGGGAACGGGTACAGATGTGGCAATAGAAAGTGCTGGCGTTACCCTTCTCAAAGGCGATTTGATGATACTCAACAGGGCCCGTCATCTGTCAGAGATCACCATGAAAAATATCCGGCAGAATCTGTTTTTTGCGTTTATCTACAATGCTCTTGGGGTGCCTGTAGCTGCAGGTCTGCTTTATCCTGTGTATGGAATACTGCTGTCGCCAGTTATTGCGGCGGCGGCTATGGCCCTTTCCTCCGTTAGCGTCATTGCAAATGCGTTGCGTCTGAAAAGTGTCAGGCTCGGGAAATAA
- a CDS encoding DUF2933 domain-containing protein, producing the protein MKSTTYALIAVAAIAAFALLREHWSHVAGYWPYLLLLLCPLMHLFHGHGGHGDHQHHGSENDKKN; encoded by the coding sequence ATGAAAAGTACAACCTATGCGCTTATTGCTGTCGCCGCGATTGCGGCATTTGCTCTCCTGCGCGAACACTGGTCACATGTGGCAGGCTACTGGCCATATCTGTTACTGCTGCTTTGTCCGCTCATGCATCTTTTCCACGGTCACGGGGGGCATGGAGATCATCAACATCACGGAAGTGAAAACGATAAAAAAAATTAA
- a CDS encoding peptidoglycan DD-metalloendopeptidase family protein, which translates to MYSTDVVKENAYLSATRSGLESNEIATLQRSLPSRFNLRHLKKNESLKLVLQKKAGKSRVVAYKFTSGSFNYTAYRISDKKFYNLSDTSGKGSLDYPLPATARLSSPFNPARLNPVSGKVSPHNGIDYSMPMNTKIVSVIDGKITRAEYNSTMGYFVEVTGKAGVKTRYLHLNKILVTKGARVTREDAIALSGNSGRSSGPHLHYELVINNNPVNSLAFRTAAPADNKLEQHAFAHVRDYERYLD; encoded by the coding sequence ATGTATTCTACCGATGTCGTAAAAGAAAATGCCTACCTTTCAGCCACCCGCTCGGGGCTGGAATCGAACGAGATCGCTACTCTTCAGCGCTCCTTGCCTTCCCGGTTTAATCTGCGGCATTTGAAAAAAAATGAATCATTAAAACTCGTACTGCAAAAGAAAGCGGGAAAATCACGTGTCGTGGCCTATAAATTTACGTCCGGTTCATTTAATTACACGGCGTATCGTATATCAGATAAAAAGTTCTATAACCTTTCCGATACTTCCGGGAAAGGCAGTCTCGATTATCCGTTACCGGCCACAGCAAGACTCAGTTCGCCTTTCAATCCTGCAAGACTTAACCCGGTATCGGGAAAAGTGAGTCCCCATAATGGCATTGATTATTCCATGCCCATGAACACGAAAATAGTCAGCGTCATCGACGGAAAAATCACCCGGGCCGAATACAACAGTACCATGGGATATTTTGTTGAAGTAACGGGAAAAGCCGGTGTTAAAACTCGCTATCTCCACCTCAATAAAATACTCGTTACTAAAGGGGCCAGGGTTACCCGGGAAGACGCTATTGCGTTATCCGGTAACAGCGGACGTTCATCCGGTCCTCATCTGCATTACGAGCTGGTCATCAATAACAATCCTGTTAACTCACTGGCGTTCCGGACGGCGGCACCCGCTGATAACAAACTCGAACAGCATGCCTTTGCGCATGTCAGAGACTACGAACGATACCTGGACTGA
- a CDS encoding DUF411 domain-containing protein: protein MKKIILMTLAFGLSLPAMAGEKVIDMYKSENCGCCSLWDKAMEKDGFEVRTHVMNDQALSALKEKYAVPAELRSCHTAVTGNLIIEGHVPAATIHKAMLSGSGIYGLATPGMPAGSPGMEMGARKEAYDVIAFSPEGSKKVFQRIE from the coding sequence ATGAAAAAAATAATTTTAATGACCCTGGCTTTTGGCCTTTCACTTCCGGCAATGGCAGGTGAAAAAGTAATAGACATGTACAAGTCTGAAAACTGTGGTTGCTGTTCCCTGTGGGACAAGGCGATGGAAAAGGACGGGTTTGAGGTGCGGACCCACGTCATGAATGATCAGGCCCTGTCAGCCCTGAAAGAAAAATATGCTGTTCCTGCTGAGCTGAGAAGCTGTCATACCGCAGTTACTGGTAATTTGATCATTGAAGGCCATGTGCCTGCAGCCACGATACATAAGGCAATGCTGTCTGGTTCAGGGATTTATGGTCTTGCCACCCCGGGCATGCCTGCGGGGAGCCCGGGAATGGAGATGGGGGCCCGTAAAGAGGCTTACGATGTTATTGCATTCTCTCCGGAGGGCAGTAAAAAAGTCTTCCAGCGAATCGAATAG